The following nucleotide sequence is from Limimonas halophila.
TCGCCCAGACGCTGGCCCAGTGCGGCTACGGCGTGCGCCTGCTGGACCAGGACCAGGCGAGCCTGGACGCCGGCCTCGCCAGAATCCGCAAGAACCTGGATCGCGGCGTGGAGCGCGGGCGCATCGACGCGGAAACGCGCGACGCGGCGATCGAGCGCATTTCCACCGGCCTCGACTACAGCCAGTTCGGCGATTGCGACGTCGTCATCGAGGCGGCGACCGAGGACGAGGCGATCAAGCGCCAGATCCTGAAGGCGCTGGTGCCGCACCTGCGCCCCGACGCCATCGTCGCGACCAACACCTCCTCCATCTCCATCACCCGCTTGGCGGCGATGACCGACCGGCCGGGCCGGTTCATGGGCATGCACTTCATGAACCCCGTGCCGGTCATGCGGCTGGTGGAGCTGATCCGCGGCATCGCTACCGAGGAGACGACCTTCCGGGTGGTGCGCGATTTGGCGCTCAAGCTCGGCAAGACGCCGGCCGTGGCCGAGGACTTCCCGGCCTTCATCGTCAACCGCATCCTGCTGCCGATGATCAACGAGGCGGTCTACGTCCTCTACGAGGGCGTGGGCGGCGTCGAATCCATCGACACGGCGATGAAGCTGGGCGCCAACCATCCCATGGGCCCGCTGGAACTGGCCGACTTCATCGGCCTGGACACCTGCCTGGCCGTGATGCACGTGCTCCACAACGGCCTCGCCGACAGCAAGTACCGCCCCTGCCCGCTGCTGGTGAAGTACTGCGAGGCCGGCTGGTACGGGCGCAAAGTGGGCCGCGGCTTTTACGACTACAGCGGCGACACGCCGGTGCCGACGCGGTAACGGGCGCCGCTTTTATCTTCCGCCCGCGGCGGCAACCCGTTCGGCCGGGAGATAGAGGCGCGCCACCGTGCCCGCGCCCGGCTCGCCCGCCAGGTCCAGCGACCCGCCGTGCAGTTCGATCAGGTTGCGTGTGATGCTCAGTCCCAGGCCCGTGCCGCCTTTGTGGTCGCGCGAAAGCTGACTGACCGCCTGCTCGAAGGGCTGAATCACGCGCTCGCGGTCCTCCGCGGCGATGCCGGGGCCGGTGTCGGCAACCTCAATCGTCACGCCGCCATCCGCCGTCATCCGCCCCTGCAGGCGCACCGCGCCGTCCCGTCCCGCGAACTTGACGCCGTTGGCCAGCAGGTTGAGCAGCATCTGCCGGAGCGCGCGCGCATCGGCCCAGAGGTGGGGCAGGTCCGCCGGCAGCTCGTCCGCCAGCTCGACGCCGGCCCGCTCCGCCTGGGGTCCCACCATGCGCAGGCTGGGCGCCGCCACCTCGCGCGGCGCGACCCAGTCCTCGTCGAGGTTGTAGGCGCCGCGCTCCAGCTTCGCCATGTCCAGCACGTCGTCCACCAGCGCCAGCAGATGCTGGCCGCTTTCGTGGATCGTCTCCGCGTAGCCCGCGTAGGTCGCCACGTCGTCGCCGAAGAGGCGCCGCCGGATGACGTCGGCGAAACCGATGACCGCGTTCAGGGGCGTGCGCAGCTCGTGGTTCATCGTGGACAGAAAGCGGGTTTTCGCCGCGTCCGCCGCGGCAGCCCGGTCGCGCGCCTCGCGCAGCTCGCGCTCCAGCCGCTTGTGGGCCGTGATGTCGCGGAAGAACCAGACGCGGCCAAGATACCCCCCGTCGCGATCGCGCATCGGGCCGGTGTAGCGTTCCACGACGCGGCCATCGGTGAGCGCGATCTCGTCGTAGCCGATTTCGGCCGGGTCGGCCGCGAGCTTGCGCATGCGGGCGAGAAAGGCGGCGGGGTTGGCGACCTGGCTCTGGGCGTAGCGGAACAGCTCGTCGCCGTCGTTCTCGTCGATCAGCTCCGGCGGCATGTTCCAGATTTCCAGAAAACGCCGGTTGTGGAAGATGGGGCGGCGGCGGTCGTCCACCACCAGGATGCCGTCGGGCGACAGCTCCGACAGCGTTTCGTGGAACGCCGTGCGGTAGCGCAGGTCCGCCTGCGCGCTGCGTTCCGCGCTGATGTCGTGGACCGTGACGAGAAGGCACGCCTGACCCGCGAGCCAGAAGGGCGCGTAGGCTACCCGCGCGGGAAAGGTGCGCCCGTCCAGCCGCGACAGCTCCGTTTCCAGCTCCGTGAAACCGCCGTGTTCCGCCAACCGCGCCATCGCCGCCTCGCGGTCCTCGGGCACGGCGTGAAAGGCTCCGGCCGTGTAGCCGGCCAGCGGCTCGCAGTCCGGGCGGCACGGCGCGCGCAGCAGCGCGTTCAGGCGCCGGCTGGCAACGTAGACGCAGCCGTCGCTGGGGCGCGCGAGGGCCATGGGAATGGGCGCCTCGCGGATCAGCGAGCGCACCCGGTCGTCGAGCGCGTCCGGTGGTTCAGCGTCCTCGGCCACGGGGCCGGCAAGCGCGGCCGCCGCCTCGCGGCTCAGGAAGCCGTCCGCGTCGGCCGCCCGGCGGGC
It contains:
- a CDS encoding 3-hydroxybutyryl-CoA dehydrogenase is translated as MLNQTDDRPIVGSDEIKRVGVIGAGQMGGGIAQTLAQCGYGVRLLDQDQASLDAGLARIRKNLDRGVERGRIDAETRDAAIERISTGLDYSQFGDCDVVIEAATEDEAIKRQILKALVPHLRPDAIVATNTSSISITRLAAMTDRPGRFMGMHFMNPVPVMRLVELIRGIATEETTFRVVRDLALKLGKTPAVAEDFPAFIVNRILLPMINEAVYVLYEGVGGVESIDTAMKLGANHPMGPLELADFIGLDTCLAVMHVLHNGLADSKYRPCPLLVKYCEAGWYGRKVGRGFYDYSGDTPVPTR
- a CDS encoding ATP-binding protein, with amino-acid sequence MTVVPLRTAGPDVEALAEARARLDWAGLMARIRPHAADEADAGVLAHAILLQHAQRLGDAVFAGELADRLSYRWFCGLSAGDPTPTAEQLARARRAADADGFLSREAAAALAGPVAEDAEPPDALDDRVRSLIREAPIPMALARPSDGCVYVASRRLNALLRAPCRPDCEPLAGYTAGAFHAVPEDREAAMARLAEHGGFTELETELSRLDGRTFPARVAYAPFWLAGQACLLVTVHDISAERSAQADLRYRTAFHETLSELSPDGILVVDDRRRPIFHNRRFLEIWNMPPELIDENDGDELFRYAQSQVANPAAFLARMRKLAADPAEIGYDEIALTDGRVVERYTGPMRDRDGGYLGRVWFFRDITAHKRLERELREARDRAAAADAAKTRFLSTMNHELRTPLNAVIGFADVIRRRLFGDDVATYAGYAETIHESGQHLLALVDDVLDMAKLERGAYNLDEDWVAPREVAAPSLRMVGPQAERAGVELADELPADLPHLWADARALRQMLLNLLANGVKFAGRDGAVRLQGRMTADGGVTIEVADTGPGIAAEDRERVIQPFEQAVSQLSRDHKGGTGLGLSITRNLIELHGGSLDLAGEPGAGTVARLYLPAERVAAAGGR